The Corynebacterium vitaeruminis DSM 20294 genome window below encodes:
- a CDS encoding queuosine precursor transporter gives MTNTQPRFIRVQDSLYPILLSLFVAVFMISNITSTKGVTIGPLVTDGAFFLFPAAYVIGDVLAECYGFKAARRAIWAGFFTTIMAVVAFYVAIWLPAADFYENQDAFSAILGLVPRIVFASLCGYAVGQMLNAWTLTLIKRRTGEKSLWQRLIGSTIVGEFGDTLIFCLIAAPVIGITTVSDTVNYVVVGFIWKTLVEVIVMPITYTVIAWVKKRENYYA, from the coding sequence GTGACAAATACTCAACCGCGCTTTATCCGCGTCCAAGACAGCCTGTACCCGATCCTGCTCTCGCTCTTCGTGGCGGTGTTCATGATCTCGAATATCACCTCGACGAAGGGCGTGACGATCGGGCCGCTCGTCACCGACGGCGCCTTCTTCCTCTTCCCCGCCGCCTACGTCATCGGCGACGTCCTCGCCGAGTGCTACGGGTTCAAGGCGGCCCGGCGCGCCATCTGGGCGGGCTTTTTCACCACGATCATGGCCGTGGTCGCCTTCTACGTGGCAATCTGGCTGCCCGCCGCCGACTTCTACGAGAACCAGGACGCGTTCAGCGCCATCCTGGGACTCGTGCCGCGCATCGTTTTCGCCTCGCTGTGCGGCTACGCCGTGGGCCAGATGCTCAACGCGTGGACGCTGACGCTCATCAAGCGCCGCACCGGCGAGAAGTCGCTGTGGCAGCGGCTCATCGGCTCCACCATCGTCGGCGAGTTCGGCGACACCCTCATCTTCTGCCTCATCGCGGCCCCGGTCATCGGGATCACGACGGTCTCCGACACCGTCAACTACGTCGTGGTGGGGTTCATCTGGAAGACCCTGGTGGAGGTCATCGTCATGCCGATCACCTACACGGTCATCGCGTGGGTGAAAAAGCGCGAGAACTACTACGCCTAG
- a CDS encoding NUDIX hydrolase — MSEFFDVIDANRQPTGERKERGSLFEEGKFRQVVHVCLIDEGGRMLLQRRANDKATWPGKWDVSVGGSVIAGETSAQGAAREAREELGIDLDPAALRPAMSFSFPYGYDDFYLIPWTGGHDGFRVPNDEVSEVRWATEREVMALHAAGEFVTFRESALHMAFDLAGKRSILDGGEEHLGTYG; from the coding sequence GTGAGCGAGTTTTTCGACGTCATCGACGCGAACCGGCAGCCGACCGGCGAGCGCAAGGAGCGCGGCAGCCTGTTCGAGGAGGGCAAGTTCCGGCAGGTGGTGCACGTGTGCCTCATCGACGAAGGCGGCCGCATGCTGCTGCAACGCCGCGCAAACGACAAGGCGACCTGGCCGGGAAAGTGGGACGTCTCGGTGGGCGGCAGCGTCATCGCGGGCGAGACCAGCGCGCAGGGGGCGGCGCGCGAGGCGAGAGAAGAGCTCGGTATCGACCTGGATCCGGCGGCGCTGCGACCGGCGATGAGCTTTAGCTTCCCCTACGGCTACGACGACTTCTATCTCATCCCGTGGACGGGCGGCCACGACGGCTTCCGCGTGCCGAACGACGAGGTCAGCGAGGTGCGGTGGGCAACCGAGCGGGAGGTGATGGCGCTGCACGCGGCGGGCGAGTTCGTCACCTTCCGTGAGTCCGCGCTGCACATGGCCTTCGACCTGGCGGGCAAGCGATCGATCCTCGACGGCGGGGAGGAGCATCTGGGGACCTACGGGTAG
- a CDS encoding polyphosphate polymerase domain-containing protein: protein MSTTVRTLPPRHRNAMDFYAQLEPISLDDLVAKAAMLTRIDRKYVLHRQDLAQALGGLDPHTKVLKINGKAPQPYRSIYFDTDDHRSFYLAAHKRRRKFKVRTRTYVDSDTSFLEVKAKGPRGVTVKERIPYSPELANKGELDNSIRDWLEHKLVKAGQPAGISERLEASMWGTYNRTTLLMADGSGRATVDTELDWASRQGYIERPDMVIVETKSGAQASQIDRLLWASGHRPAKISKFGTGMAALDPSLPHNRWNRVLNEYFHD, encoded by the coding sequence ATGAGCACCACCGTCCGCACCCTTCCGCCCCGCCACCGCAACGCCATGGATTTTTACGCACAGCTCGAGCCGATCAGCCTCGATGACCTCGTCGCAAAGGCCGCCATGCTCACCCGCATCGACCGCAAGTACGTCCTGCACCGGCAGGATCTTGCACAGGCGCTTGGCGGTCTGGATCCGCACACCAAGGTGCTCAAGATCAACGGCAAGGCCCCACAGCCCTACCGCTCCATCTACTTCGACACCGACGACCACCGCAGCTTCTACCTGGCGGCCCACAAGCGCCGCCGCAAGTTCAAGGTGCGTACCCGCACCTACGTCGATTCCGACACCTCCTTCCTCGAGGTCAAGGCCAAGGGGCCGCGCGGGGTGACCGTGAAGGAGCGCATCCCCTACTCCCCGGAGCTGGCCAACAAGGGTGAACTCGACAACAGCATCCGCGACTGGCTGGAGCACAAGCTGGTCAAGGCCGGGCAGCCGGCGGGCATCAGCGAGCGGCTCGAGGCCTCCATGTGGGGCACTTACAACCGCACCACTTTGCTCATGGCCGATGGTTCCGGCCGCGCCACCGTGGACACCGAGCTCGACTGGGCCAGCCGCCAGGGCTACATCGAGCGGCCCGACATGGTCATCGTTGAGACCAAGTCCGGCGCGCAGGCGAGCCAGATCGACCGGCTCCTGTGGGCCTCCGGCCACCGGCCGGCGAAGATCTCCAAGTTCGGCACCGGCATGGCTGCCCTTGATCCTTCGCTCCCCCACAATCGCTGGAACCGCGTCCTCAACGAGTACTTCCACGACTAA
- a CDS encoding carbohydrate-binding domain-containing protein: MNLKKTLSAALLATTLALGACSTGTDSISSTSTSVSQSASTSGSYDTTNPPTAEQALADNSDASAYTEWNESDATTVTDKNVEITSGGVYKLSGDYDSVTINADGAQVALILDNATISGTITVTAADDVAISTTGTNSTGAITASSDLTLMGSGTLNVTSDADGITSSDDLVIESGTINVKAADDGIQGNDALVIKDGTVTVEAGGDGIKSDKDDDETKGYVDISGGTIKVTSTGDAVYGYTDVIVTGGSLDLNAGGGSDASKTETSAKGIKADTYVIIEGGTINISSADDAIHSKGAARLTGGDITAATSDDGVHAEVALVLDGANVNVTKSNEGLEGGLITISDGQVEVTSTDDGVNGSGSTTVEDGLAASSEEATDDTTSTDPGAAGQQGQQDQQGMTPPTDMQAPSGDGSGMTPPTDMQMPSDGSQMPQGGPGGGMGGGDQSTGEQVNITGGTLTVNAGGDGLDSNGDLSISGGTVTVWGPTNGGNGTIDYAGDYTITGGTLIGVGSNGMAADPTSTDGQGWISAAASGSAGDTITVKDSSGNTIAEFTATKDFGLVQFSSSKITNGESYTVSVNGTDTSVTAGEATQSTMGPGGMGGGMGMPGQQGSTSGTSDSGTSASTGA, encoded by the coding sequence ATGAACCTGAAAAAGACCCTCTCCGCAGCGCTCCTCGCCACCACCTTGGCTCTCGGCGCCTGCTCCACTGGCACCGATTCCATCTCCTCGACTTCAACCTCGGTGAGCCAGTCGGCGTCGACCTCCGGCAGCTACGACACGACCAACCCGCCGACCGCCGAGCAGGCGCTCGCCGACAACTCCGACGCCTCGGCCTACACCGAGTGGAACGAGTCGGACGCCACCACCGTGACCGACAAGAACGTGGAGATCACCTCGGGCGGCGTGTACAAGCTCAGCGGCGACTACGATTCCGTGACGATCAACGCCGACGGCGCCCAGGTCGCGCTCATCCTCGACAACGCCACCATCAGCGGAACGATCACCGTCACCGCCGCCGACGACGTTGCCATCTCCACGACCGGCACCAACTCCACCGGCGCGATCACCGCCTCCTCCGACCTCACGCTCATGGGGTCCGGCACGCTCAACGTCACCTCCGACGCCGACGGCATCACCTCCTCTGACGACCTCGTCATCGAGTCCGGCACCATCAACGTCAAGGCCGCCGACGACGGCATCCAGGGCAACGACGCCCTCGTGATCAAGGACGGCACCGTCACGGTCGAGGCTGGCGGCGACGGCATCAAGTCCGACAAGGACGACGACGAGACCAAGGGCTACGTCGACATCTCCGGCGGCACTATCAAGGTCACCTCCACCGGCGACGCCGTTTACGGCTACACCGACGTCATCGTCACCGGCGGCAGCCTGGACCTCAACGCCGGCGGCGGCTCGGACGCCTCCAAGACGGAGACCTCCGCCAAGGGCATCAAGGCCGACACCTACGTCATCATCGAGGGCGGCACCATCAATATCTCCTCCGCCGACGACGCGATCCACTCCAAGGGCGCGGCCCGCCTGACCGGCGGCGACATCACCGCGGCCACCTCCGACGACGGCGTCCACGCCGAGGTCGCGCTCGTCCTCGACGGCGCCAACGTCAACGTGACCAAGTCCAACGAGGGCCTGGAGGGCGGCCTCATCACGATCTCCGATGGCCAGGTCGAGGTCACCTCCACCGACGACGGCGTCAACGGCTCCGGCTCCACCACCGTCGAGGACGGCCTCGCCGCCTCCTCGGAGGAGGCGACCGACGACACCACCAGCACCGATCCGGGCGCAGCCGGGCAGCAGGGCCAGCAGGATCAGCAGGGTATGACCCCGCCGACCGACATGCAGGCGCCCTCCGGCGACGGCTCCGGCATGACACCGCCCACCGACATGCAGATGCCTTCCGACGGCTCGCAGATGCCACAGGGCGGCCCCGGCGGCGGCATGGGCGGCGGCGACCAGTCCACCGGCGAGCAGGTCAACATCACCGGCGGCACGCTCACCGTCAACGCGGGCGGCGACGGCCTCGACTCCAACGGCGACCTGTCCATCAGCGGCGGCACCGTCACCGTCTGGGGCCCGACCAACGGCGGCAACGGCACCATCGACTACGCGGGCGACTACACCATCACCGGCGGTACGCTCATCGGCGTCGGCTCCAACGGCATGGCCGCGGACCCGACCAGCACCGACGGCCAGGGATGGATCTCCGCCGCCGCCTCCGGCAGCGCGGGCGACACCATCACCGTCAAGGACTCCTCCGGCAACACGATCGCCGAGTTCACGGCCACCAAGGACTTCGGGCTGGTTCAGTTCTCCTCCTCGAAGATCACCAACGGCGAGTCCTACACCGTGAGCGTCAACGGCACCGACACCTCCGTCACCGCCGGTGAGGCGACGCAGTCCACGATGGGCCCCGGCGGCATGGGCGGCGGAATGGGCATGCCCGGGCAGCAGGGAAGCACTTCTGGGACCAGTGACTCAGGCACCTCTGCCTCGACCGGAGCATAG
- a CDS encoding type IV toxin-antitoxin system AbiEi family antitoxin → MTAELFQDWNERLERASVPIRLYSTGPSRPHELVEGVTEAPARLQVVHEGPLNDAAFVVYEVESFEPIRKLMQILGNYRLNTPSVKDTRAPIDAKRGMLLAPQIRPREAERLREMGVAFADYRGNCFLSLPESLIDIRGKTAPAPSEGKAASASRRSKRRAAALFTPRRAQVAAMLLSYPMLLSSSVREIAWAANVSTGTAAGALKLFAESGYLFSMGDRYCFRSATLMLSAWAREYPSGLGRQLSRFDGVGDLARIAEGDRLGWVSGDLAVSDLISTLEGIFYVEDETTARRLVREGRVRLNTGENSSRRVAGGTALGVSINQAFWAGTVLRQLEAREGSPSFRQRGTWARWEVAPLAVIYADLINNVDPRLHEVSVRVEEAMAARWEAHGFGKP, encoded by the coding sequence ATGACGGCAGAACTCTTCCAAGATTGGAACGAAAGATTGGAACGCGCCAGCGTCCCGATCCGTCTTTACTCAACGGGCCCCTCTCGGCCGCATGAGCTGGTCGAGGGAGTCACCGAGGCTCCTGCTCGGTTGCAAGTGGTGCATGAGGGGCCCCTGAATGATGCCGCGTTCGTTGTTTACGAGGTGGAGTCTTTCGAGCCGATCAGAAAGTTAATGCAGATCTTGGGAAACTACCGTTTGAACACGCCATCAGTGAAGGACACGCGGGCGCCGATCGACGCGAAGCGCGGGATGCTGCTGGCCCCGCAGATTCGGCCGCGGGAGGCAGAAAGACTACGCGAGATGGGAGTTGCCTTCGCAGATTACCGGGGTAACTGCTTCCTCAGCCTGCCGGAGAGTCTCATCGACATCAGGGGTAAGACGGCCCCCGCGCCTTCGGAAGGGAAGGCAGCTTCGGCGAGTCGGCGGAGCAAGCGGCGCGCGGCGGCTCTGTTTACCCCGCGAAGGGCGCAGGTGGCGGCTATGCTGCTTTCCTACCCAATGCTCCTAAGCTCCTCGGTGCGCGAGATCGCATGGGCTGCGAATGTTTCCACTGGTACGGCCGCCGGTGCCCTGAAACTGTTCGCGGAATCCGGCTATCTTTTTTCCATGGGGGACCGTTACTGCTTCCGCTCGGCGACGCTCATGCTCTCCGCGTGGGCGAGGGAGTACCCGTCGGGGCTGGGTAGGCAGCTGAGCAGATTCGACGGAGTAGGCGACCTAGCGCGGATTGCAGAGGGGGATCGGCTCGGGTGGGTGAGCGGAGACCTTGCTGTCTCCGACCTCATCAGCACACTTGAGGGAATCTTCTACGTAGAAGATGAAACAACTGCCAGGCGCCTAGTCCGAGAGGGAAGGGTTCGACTCAACACAGGGGAGAATTCGTCGCGGCGCGTCGCAGGCGGGACGGCCTTGGGAGTGTCCATCAACCAGGCATTCTGGGCGGGTACGGTTCTTAGGCAGCTCGAGGCGCGGGAGGGGTCTCCAAGTTTTAGACAGAGGGGGACTTGGGCGCGGTGGGAAGTCGCACCGCTGGCGGTCATCTACGCCGATCTGATAAACAACGTGGATCCTCGGCTCCACGAAGTCTCAGTGCGGGTCGAAGAGGCCATGGCAGCGAGATGGGAGGCCCATGGATTCGGAAAACCATGA
- the tgt gene encoding tRNA guanosine(34) transglycosylase Tgt: MDTTFTLGTQLHDGPGQHGRTGTIHTPHGDIQTPAFIPVGTKATVKTLTPEQVKDTGAQAVLSNAYHLYLQPGPDIVDEAGGVAAFEHWDGPTYTDSGGFQVMSLGVGFKKVLAMDTKGLQDSDIRAQKKDRFAQVDEDGVDFRSVIDGSKHRFTPEVSMQIQHQLGADIIFAFDELTTLVDTRLYQEQSVARTHRWAKRCLDEHERLTNERPGKPLQSLWGVVQGAQYEDLRRQAIRGLLDLSKEAEDAGRRGFGGFGIGGALEKENLGTIVGWVCDEIPADKPRHLLGISEPDDLFTAIEAGADTFDCVAPTRLGRRGGVYTLDGRMNLPAARFKRDFTPIDAEVGGYVNEHYTRAYIHHLFKAKEYLGQSLCTMHNLTFMIQLVDNIRAAINDGTYWEFKQEFLGRYYA, encoded by the coding sequence ATGGATACAACCTTCACCCTTGGCACCCAGCTGCACGACGGCCCGGGTCAGCACGGCCGCACGGGCACCATCCACACCCCGCACGGCGACATCCAGACCCCGGCGTTCATCCCGGTGGGAACCAAGGCCACGGTGAAGACGCTCACCCCGGAGCAGGTCAAGGACACCGGCGCCCAGGCGGTGCTGTCCAACGCCTACCACCTCTACCTGCAGCCGGGTCCGGACATCGTCGATGAGGCTGGCGGCGTCGCCGCCTTCGAGCACTGGGACGGCCCCACCTACACCGACTCCGGCGGATTCCAGGTTATGAGCCTCGGCGTGGGGTTCAAGAAGGTGCTGGCCATGGACACGAAGGGGCTCCAGGACAGCGACATCCGCGCGCAGAAGAAGGACCGCTTCGCGCAGGTCGACGAGGACGGCGTGGACTTCCGCTCGGTCATCGACGGCTCCAAGCACCGCTTCACACCCGAGGTGAGCATGCAGATCCAGCACCAGCTCGGCGCGGACATCATCTTCGCCTTCGACGAGTTGACCACGCTCGTGGACACCCGCCTCTACCAAGAGCAGTCGGTCGCGCGCACCCATCGCTGGGCCAAGCGCTGCCTCGACGAGCACGAGCGCCTCACCAACGAGCGCCCGGGCAAGCCGCTGCAGTCGCTGTGGGGCGTGGTGCAGGGGGCGCAGTACGAGGACCTGCGCCGCCAGGCCATCCGCGGGCTGCTGGACCTGTCCAAGGAGGCCGAGGACGCGGGTCGCCGCGGCTTCGGCGGATTCGGCATCGGCGGCGCCCTAGAGAAGGAGAACCTAGGCACGATCGTGGGCTGGGTCTGCGACGAGATCCCCGCCGACAAGCCCCGCCACCTGCTGGGCATCTCCGAGCCGGACGACCTGTTCACCGCGATCGAGGCGGGCGCGGACACCTTCGACTGCGTGGCGCCGACCCGCCTGGGCCGCCGCGGCGGCGTGTACACCCTCGACGGCCGCATGAACCTCCCGGCCGCGCGCTTCAAGCGCGACTTCACCCCGATCGACGCGGAGGTCGGCGGCTACGTCAACGAGCACTACACCCGCGCGTACATCCACCACCTGTTCAAGGCGAAGGAGTACCTGGGGCAGTCGCTGTGCACGATGCACAACCTCACGTTCATGATCCAGCTCGTCGACAACATCCGCGCCGCCATCAACGACGGCACCTACTGGGAGTTCAAGCAGGAGTTCCTGGGCAGGTACTACGCCTAG
- a CDS encoding MFS transporter — translation MTSTLTAAPAAKETLRGAWVPLAALCLAFFVEMVDNTIMVIALPSITRDLGASTAQLQWVTGAYSLVFGSLLLTAGSIADRFGRRRTLVWALGGFGAVSALVWFVHTPGELIAMRALLGVAAAGMAPVTMSLVFRLFQDTAVRMRAINLMVVIGMSSMAIGPLAAGLALEQVSWHWLLFVNTPIAALAVLGVMRGVGADTADELHDAPIDLPAVFFTIAAIGLGCYTLTSGTDFGWLSVRTLACAIGAAVAIAAFVVRERTASHPMIELSLLSHRTVRGAALAQAGASIAQMAMMLLIMMHLQFALGWSPLKAGLGNLPFLFTMLAATPLAENLTARFGHRITCLISGALIAVGLGLLGWGVPHGFAAMIPGIVVMTAGLRVIMTVCAVALIEAAPEDRTTLATALNDVVQEVGASLGTAIEGTLIAVLVTKVLPADAWPAALQLSFFHGERVVYIVVAVIVALVVGYGAATLTDSTATEEH, via the coding sequence ATGACTTCCACCCTCACCGCCGCTCCCGCGGCGAAGGAGACGCTGCGCGGGGCCTGGGTTCCGCTCGCGGCGCTCTGCCTCGCGTTCTTCGTCGAGATGGTTGACAACACGATCATGGTTATCGCGCTGCCGTCCATCACCCGTGACCTGGGCGCTTCCACCGCTCAGCTGCAGTGGGTCACCGGCGCCTATTCGCTGGTCTTCGGCTCTCTGCTGCTGACGGCGGGCTCCATCGCCGATCGCTTCGGCCGCCGCCGCACGCTCGTGTGGGCGCTCGGTGGCTTCGGTGCCGTCTCGGCGCTCGTGTGGTTTGTTCACACGCCGGGCGAGCTCATCGCAATGCGCGCGCTGCTCGGCGTCGCCGCCGCGGGCATGGCGCCCGTGACCATGAGCCTCGTGTTCCGGCTCTTCCAGGACACTGCCGTGCGCATGCGCGCGATCAACCTGATGGTCGTCATCGGCATGAGCTCCATGGCCATCGGCCCGCTGGCAGCGGGCCTCGCGCTGGAGCAGGTCAGCTGGCATTGGCTGCTTTTCGTCAACACCCCTATCGCCGCGCTCGCCGTCCTCGGCGTGATGAGGGGCGTCGGCGCCGACACTGCCGATGAGCTTCACGACGCCCCCATCGACCTCCCCGCGGTCTTCTTCACCATCGCCGCGATCGGCCTGGGCTGCTACACCTTGACCAGCGGCACGGACTTCGGCTGGCTCAGCGTGCGCACCCTGGCCTGCGCGATCGGCGCTGCGGTCGCCATTGCCGCTTTCGTCGTGCGCGAACGCACCGCTTCCCACCCCATGATTGAGCTCTCGTTGCTTTCCCACCGCACGGTCCGCGGCGCCGCTCTCGCCCAGGCTGGCGCCTCCATCGCCCAGATGGCGATGATGCTGCTCATCATGATGCACCTGCAGTTCGCCCTCGGCTGGTCCCCGCTCAAGGCGGGACTGGGCAACCTGCCCTTCCTGTTTACGATGCTCGCGGCCACCCCGCTCGCGGAGAACCTCACCGCCCGCTTCGGTCACCGCATCACCTGCCTCATCTCCGGTGCGCTCATCGCCGTCGGCCTCGGCCTGCTCGGCTGGGGCGTGCCCCACGGCTTCGCCGCCATGATCCCCGGCATCGTCGTCATGACCGCCGGGCTGCGCGTCATCATGACCGTCTGCGCCGTGGCGCTCATCGAGGCAGCGCCCGAGGACCGAACCACGCTCGCCACCGCGCTCAACGACGTGGTCCAGGAGGTCGGCGCCTCCCTCGGCACCGCCATCGAGGGCACCCTCATCGCGGTGCTGGTCACCAAGGTCCTACCCGCCGACGCCTGGCCCGCCGCGCTCCAGCTCAGCTTCTTCCACGGCGAGCGCGTCGTCTACATCGTGGTCGCCGTCATCGTGGCGCTCGTCGTGGGCTACGGTGCGGCTACGCTCACCGACTCCACGGCCACCGAGGAACACTAG
- the gluQRS gene encoding tRNA glutamyl-Q(34) synthetase GluQRS has product MSSPRGAGRYAPSPSGDLHFGNLRTALLAWLFARSTGREFYIRVEDVDTQRSSQESAARQLEDLAAIGLDWDGEVLYQHDRFAAYEEALATLPVYECYCSRRDIQEASSAPHVIPGHYPGTCRELSDATRAAKRAELSAQGRVPALRLKAEVTEWTIHDFYAGEVAGEVDDMILRRGGQQPDWAYNLAVVVDDAFQGVDQVVRGDDLLSSAARQGYLAHLLGVSTPEFVHVPLVLNEQGGRLAKRDGAVTLREMGEPLAVVKQLATSLGMEAGSAREMLERFDPAALSRKPWVWK; this is encoded by the coding sequence ATGAGTTCCCCACGCGGCGCCGGCCGCTATGCCCCCAGCCCCTCCGGCGACCTGCACTTCGGCAACCTGCGCACGGCACTGCTCGCGTGGCTGTTCGCGCGCTCGACGGGGCGGGAATTTTACATCCGGGTCGAGGACGTCGACACGCAGCGCTCCTCGCAAGAGTCCGCCGCCCGCCAGCTGGAGGACCTCGCCGCGATCGGGCTCGACTGGGACGGGGAGGTGCTCTACCAGCACGATCGCTTCGCCGCCTACGAAGAGGCGCTTGCCACGCTGCCGGTCTACGAGTGCTACTGCTCCCGCCGCGACATCCAGGAGGCGTCCAGCGCCCCGCACGTCATCCCCGGGCACTACCCCGGAACGTGCCGTGAGCTTTCCGACGCTACGCGCGCGGCCAAACGGGCGGAGCTCTCAGCCCAGGGCCGGGTCCCCGCCCTGCGGCTCAAGGCCGAGGTCACAGAGTGGACCATCCACGACTTCTACGCCGGCGAGGTTGCTGGCGAGGTCGACGACATGATCCTGCGCCGCGGCGGGCAGCAGCCCGACTGGGCCTACAACCTCGCCGTCGTGGTCGACGACGCCTTCCAAGGCGTGGACCAGGTGGTCCGCGGCGATGACCTGTTGAGCTCCGCCGCGCGCCAGGGCTACCTTGCCCACCTGCTGGGGGTTTCCACCCCGGAGTTCGTGCACGTCCCGCTGGTTCTGAACGAGCAGGGTGGGAGGTTGGCCAAGCGGGATGGGGCCGTCACCCTTCGGGAGATGGGCGAGCCTTTGGCCGTCGTCAAGCAGCTTGCAACCTCGCTGGGAATGGAAGCGGGATCGGCGCGGGAGATGCTGGAGCGCTTCGACCCGGCCGCGCTGAGCAGGAAGCCGTGGGTGTGGAAGTGA
- a CDS encoding DUF4956 domain-containing protein, which produces MTATAIMIAIDFVAMGILTFGIYFPRHHRSDLIVAFWGVNIGVLAVSQVLANTHEGAELGLGLFGVLSIIRLRSSEINQREVSYYFTSLAMGLIAGLATSVNVFGIVMIVLPLLVVSIADTDAIARRGVEHTTIQLDRAIADPDELHRELEDLTGAHVKSVKVNKLDLVNDLTLVEVSLHRDPDAPSIQENPQRESIDTFSS; this is translated from the coding sequence ATGACCGCCACCGCCATCATGATCGCCATCGACTTTGTCGCGATGGGCATCTTGACCTTCGGCATCTACTTCCCCCGACACCATCGCTCCGACCTCATCGTCGCCTTTTGGGGAGTCAACATCGGCGTCCTCGCCGTCTCCCAGGTCCTCGCCAACACCCACGAGGGCGCGGAGCTCGGGCTCGGCCTCTTCGGTGTGCTGTCCATCATCCGCCTGCGTTCCTCGGAGATCAACCAGCGCGAGGTGTCTTATTACTTCACCTCCCTGGCCATGGGCCTCATCGCCGGCCTAGCCACCTCGGTCAACGTCTTTGGCATCGTCATGATCGTCCTGCCGCTGCTCGTCGTGTCCATCGCCGACACCGACGCCATCGCCCGCCGCGGGGTCGAGCACACCACCATCCAGCTCGACCGGGCCATCGCGGATCCGGACGAGCTGCACCGCGAGCTCGAGGATCTGACCGGCGCGCACGTCAAGTCGGTCAAGGTCAACAAGCTCGACCTAGTCAACGACCTCACGCTCGTCGAGGTCAGCCTCCACCGTGACCCCGACGCCCCTTCCATCCAGGAAAACCCGCAGCGCGAGTCCATCGACACCTTCAGCAGCTAG
- a CDS encoding TetR/AcrR family transcriptional regulator, which translates to MSTENTRRRGRRPTLSLDTVVSNAVALLDESGVAALTLRALASRLDTGVGSLYHYVASKEDLINLATNEVMGEAIATLDLPDDPIDALRELSMAFFTAMQRHFWLGPYLMRDTTMQPNSMKLFELFGQQLLPLDLTPRQRFNAVTSLINFVTGFGAEMSEQHSAAPVANNDASKQEDLGTVADRWRAFDEEEFPFLHSIVDEFEHHDDALQFQEGVDLFLSGIATLAGIPFAPGRP; encoded by the coding sequence ATGAGCACCGAGAACACCCGCCGACGAGGCCGCCGCCCCACGCTTTCCCTCGACACCGTCGTATCCAATGCGGTGGCGCTTCTCGACGAATCCGGGGTCGCCGCGCTCACCCTGCGTGCGCTCGCCTCCCGCCTCGACACGGGCGTGGGCAGCCTGTATCACTACGTGGCCAGCAAGGAAGACCTCATCAACCTAGCCACCAACGAGGTCATGGGCGAGGCGATCGCCACCCTCGATCTACCCGACGACCCCATCGACGCGCTCCGCGAGCTGTCCATGGCCTTCTTCACAGCCATGCAGCGCCACTTCTGGCTGGGTCCTTACCTCATGCGGGACACGACGATGCAGCCGAACTCGATGAAGCTCTTCGAGCTCTTCGGCCAGCAGCTCCTCCCCCTCGACCTCACCCCGAGGCAGCGCTTCAACGCCGTGACCTCGCTCATCAACTTCGTCACCGGCTTCGGCGCGGAGATGAGCGAGCAGCATTCGGCCGCCCCGGTGGCCAACAACGACGCCTCGAAGCAGGAGGATCTGGGCACCGTCGCGGACCGGTGGCGCGCCTTCGACGAGGAGGAATTCCCCTTTCTTCACTCCATCGTCGACGAGTTCGAGCACCACGACGACGCCCTGCAGTTCCAGGAGGGCGTCGACCTGTTCCTTAGCGGAATCGCAACTCTTGCCGGGATCCCCTTTGCTCCCGGCAGGCCCTAG